In Aedes albopictus strain Foshan chromosome 3, AalbF5, whole genome shotgun sequence, the following are encoded in one genomic region:
- the LOC109401790 gene encoding methionine synthase reductase-like, translated as MSLNDILKRYSNVAIKLPPAPLSFIKTLEINDNQESLNESNHLQINCSQPFEATKVYEYAIDDYRILAHGEDIKSVYDLTLTTKAQIDHLYEPGDTVGILTSNFDSDVNDLLKHLELESSGSLSLRVTVDPSTKKKAAKLPPHVPSTIQITKLFKECLDLRAIPKKLFLRALLDHTTDDAEKQFISLLCSKDGHAYDDIILEPRMGLVALIKHIPSCKPPLSVLIEHLPRLMPRPYSIANYHDGPGQVGSLRIIFSLNEESPGLTTTMLKEHCISKNPVFLYFRKSTRFAYADEDMKSDVVMIGAGTGVAPYLSFLEKRRKSSNPSSLGNAWLFAGFRYEHSSYICREELERYTRDLVLNNLSVAFSRDRETKFPHVQDLLEDNKEALVRLLCESSCKFYVCGDGKLMLPQIERKFAEIISTVQGIGQGEAEEFLGELKKPDRYVEDIWL; from the exons GAATCACTAAATGAATCAAACCATTTGCAAATAAATTGTAGTCAACCTTTTGAAGCAACTAAGGTATACGAATATGCAATTGATGACTACCGCATTCTTGCTCATGGTGAAGATATCAAATCCGTGTACGATTTGACGTTGACGACAAAAGCCCAAATCGACCATTTGTACGAGCCAGGGGACACCGTGGGAATATTGACAAGCAATTTCGACAGCGACGTGAATGATTTACTGAAACACTTGGAATTGGAGTCGTCGGGCAGTTTGAGCTTACGAGTTACTGTAGATCCTtcaacaaagaaaaaagcagcaAAACTTCCACCACACGTGCCATCCACGATACAGATCACAAAACTGTTCAAAGAATGCCTGGATCTGAGAGCGATTCCCAAAAAG CTATTCCTTCGAGCTCTGCTGGACCACACCACTGATGATGCAGAAAAGCAATTCATCTCTTTGCTCTGCAGTAAAGATGGTCACGCTTACGATGACATCATCCTAGAGCCCAGGATGGGCCTCGTCGCGTTGATCAAGCATATCCCTAGCTGCAAACCACCCTTATCTGTTTTGATCGAACACCTACCAAGGCTGATGCCTCGACCATATTCCATCGCAAATTATCACGACGGTCCAGGCCAAGTGGGCAGCTTGAGAATAATTTTCTCACTGAACGAGGAATCACCAGGATTGACAACGACAATGTTGAAGGAGCACTGCATAAGCAAAAATCCAGTATTTCTGTATTTTCGGAAATCGACGCGGTTTGCCTACGCAGACGAGGATATGAAAAGTGACGTGGTTATGATTGGAGCTGGTACAGGAGTAGCTCCATATCTAAGTTTCTTGGAGAAACGACGCAAATCGTCGAATCCTAGCTCGCTGGGTAACGCATGGCTTTTCGCAGGATTTCGATATGAACATTCCAGCTATATTTGCCGCGAAGAACTGGAACGATACACTCGAGATTTAGTTTTGAACAATCTCTCTGTGGCCTTTTCGCGGGACAGAGAGACCAAATTCCCACATGTTCAGGATCTGCTGGAAGACAATAAGGAAGCATTAGTGCGGCTGCTCTGCGAATCCAGTTGTAAGTTTTACGTCTGTGGTGATGGCAAGCTGATGTTGCCTCAAATAGAACGTAAGTTCGCAGAGATAATCAGCACCGTACAGGGCATAGGTCAAGGAGAGGCGGAAGAGTTTCTTGGAGAACTGAAAAAGCCTGACAGATATGTGGAAGATATTTGGTTGTGA